GGCGACTGGGCCGCCTACGGCCAGACGGAAGAGAAGACCGCCCGCCTTGCGGTGGAGCAGATCAATGCCAAGGGCGGCGTGCTGGGCCGTCCCATCGAACTTGTGGTGTACGACTTCCGGACCCGGGCGGAGGACGCGGTGAACGCGGTTCGCCGGATGATCGAGGAGGACAAGGTCGTCGCCATCATCGGGGCCAACGGAAGCGGGATCAACATCGCCACGGCGCCCATAGTGAACCGTCTCGGCGTGTCGCAGGTGGGGACCGTGTCCACGAATCCGCTGGTGACGGTGGACGAAAAGGGAGCGGTCCGTCCGTACTCCTTCCGGATCTGCTTCACCGACCCGTACCAGGGGAAGCTCATCGCCTTCTTCGCGGCGAAGGAACTGAAGAAGCTGAACGCGGCGATCCTGTACGACGTGGGTAACGACTACTCCCAGGGACTTCGGGAGTTCTTCATGGCGAGCTACGGCGAGTACGGCGGCAAGGTGGTTGCCGACCTCGGGTTCCGGGGCGGCCAGGACGTGGACTTCCGTGCGCAGTTGACGGAGATCCGTGACAAGGCGGCCGATGTCCTTGTGCTGCCGAACATGGGCAAGGAAATGGCGCTGATTATGAAGCAGGCCCGTGAGCTTGGCCTGAACGAGATCGTGTTCGTGGGCGGCGACGGGTACGG
The nucleotide sequence above comes from Aminivibrio pyruvatiphilus. Encoded proteins:
- a CDS encoding ABC transporter substrate-binding protein, with the protein product GDWAAYGQTEEKTARLAVEQINAKGGVLGRPIELVVYDFRTRAEDAVNAVRRMIEEDKVVAIIGANGSGINIATAPIVNRLGVSQVGTVSTNPLVTVDEKGAVRPYSFRICFTDPYQGKLIAFFAAKELKKLNAAILYDVGNDYSQGLREFFMASYGEYGGKVVADLGFRGGQDVDFRAQLTEIRDKAADVLVLPNMGKEMALIMKQARELGLNEIVFVGGDGYGEFMWEIAGEAMEGSYWINHVAPEDPAMQPFFAQYKERWNDECKEFVNGVLGYDSVYWVVDAIARAGSDDPKAIRDALEATKDLKLHHATITMDPATHNPVDKDGVVLIAK